In the genome of Oncorhynchus mykiss isolate Arlee chromosome 30, USDA_OmykA_1.1, whole genome shotgun sequence, the window gtatttattctTGGTCCACTTTTACAAATCAGAGTCCCTTTTAAATGTTAGTTTTCTTGCGTAACACAACACAGTTGAGCCTAAATCTGTTTGTGTGACAGAAATGTAACACAAACAATATCATACATAATTACTAATATAATTTGTATAGTTTCTTGTCTTTCCAATGTCCTGTGGAAAAACATAAAAACCTACTTAAATAAGACAAATGTTCTTGCTCGCAGGGAGTGTTTCAAGACTGGTGGCGGACACCCAATGAGACCAGAGACAAATGAATTGGGGGACTAGTTGACCGGGATTATTGATGGCAAGCAGCCCCTGGATGGTATTTGGACAGTTCAGATGGGGGTCCGCTCCAATCTTCATTTAGTTGGACACATTCATTCAACATGTTCCATTCCCGCACTGCAGCGAATATGTCATGTTGTCAGTCATCTCTGGCACTCCCATAATAAAAATTCTGTAATGAACTCAATTCTTTTAATGAACTCAACTCAATAATGCAGTAAATTTTCTAGAGGCAAATGATCACCATAGCTTGGAAGGGATAAGACGGGATGAAGGTCAGCCTGCTACAGCTGCAGTAGCCAGGAGTGAAGACTGTGTCAATATCCTGGGCCAGAGGACAAAGACAAAAAGGCTGAGCATGCATGAGAAACTGGCAATGGAATTTCCTGAGACAATTATTTAAAAGAAGCAtaaatgaagaggaggaagagcaaAACATGAAGAAGCAGTACCAATGTTCTTAGGGGTCCCGATATTTCCATTTGTGAATTAAAACCATCTTTGTTACCAATCCATGGATATTGTTTGCTTCAATCACTTGAGCTATCTTTGGGAGAGAAGTGCTCCATAGCAAAAGCATTTCTGCAGGCTAGTCCATTTCTGTCATTATCTGCCTCAACCACGGAAACATCTGGGTCATCCTCATCTTCAACGTGAggatctgggcagccatgctgtttgcAGTAATTCTGAAGCACTGCTGTTGCAATTATGACAATGCAGCATCTTATTGGTTGAAAGCGCAATGTGTTTCTGAGACACTGGAAATGTCTCTTCCATACACCAAACATGCGATCCACGACACCTCTGGTGTGGATATGAGCTTGGTTGTACCGTTGTTGCTTAGGCCCTATTGCATGAAGATAGGGGTTGAACAAAAAGTGGGTGCTGCATACCCACTGTCACCAAGTATGATTCCACTATGTTGTCCCCCTTCAAGCTGAGCATACAAAGAGAAGTTTTGGAAAATCTGTGCAACAATGTTGGAGAACTGCAAATTGGGAGTGCACACACTTTGTACATTTATTGAGAACCAGTTTTTACGATTCCTGGACTCCTCAACATCTGCTGTAGAGGGAAACGTGAACGGTATATCTATACAGCCAATGGCAAGTTCCCATGTCCATAGAGCTCTGCCTTGTACTGTAGTTGTCTTGGGCAGCAGCGTCAGGGAACTTGATGTAATTGTTTTTCACTTCATTTAAAGCACTGCAGACTTTGTGGACTATTCTGCATGTTTACTTACACCACACAAATCTCCTGTTTCACGATGGAAGGTTCAAGATGCCAAAAACCTCAAGGTGATCAGTACTTgtagggaaggaggaatgggtcTTTAGATGAAAGCCTTGGCTCAAGCAAACAAATGACGTCATCTACAGTTTCGTTGTACATACAAAAACGGTCACATTTGATTTAATCAAAATAATTCAGTGGGTTGCTCCTGTCTATAACCACCCTTCTGTCTGGCCTTGGTGCTGCTCTTTGATAATCATTGAATTAGTCCAGGTAATCCATTTTCCTCCATTGCCAAGGTCAACCTGGGAGCCAACATCCATTCATCTGAAGTTAAACCTGAGCCATTCATCTGAAGTTAAACCTGCCTCTAGGCAGGTTTAATTTAAGCCTTACCTTAGATCTATACTGACCAAAATGTAAACGCAATATGTAGCAATTTCaactgcctgaccactctgcctgccctgcccactctgcctgcccttggaTTAACGACCTCTGCCTTACCCTGACCCGGAGCCTGCCTGCCGCCCAGTACTGTtaccccacctctggtttactgaatCGTGCCTGCCGtgcctgtctattgcctgccactgttggaatattaaactaTTGTTTTTTCGACGTGGTATgaatctgggtcttaccttcatacctgatagtacgtactggccatgactgacccagcagacccggACCAGTTGCGCAACgtcatctcctcccaaggagcttCCATTGGTAGTTACGAAGAACTGGCCGCCCCACCGGCCACTCCACCTTCCCGGGAAGCCCCGGTTACCTCCTCCAGAACGCTTTAATGGAGAGCCGAGCACCTGTTGGGCGTTTTTATCTCAGTGTGCCCTCATTTTCGAGCTtccaccctcctccttcccctcggatCACTCCAAAATAGCctacctcatcacgctgatgtctggaagggctctcacctgggctacCGCCGTATGGGAAAAGCAGCCTTACATATGCGTGAGCCTGGAAGGGTTTATGGGAGAGGTGAGGAAGTTCTTTGATGCCCTGTTCTCCGGGAGAGAAGCTGCCCTGAAGCTAATCCAGCTCCGGTAGGATGCGCGCACTGTGGCCGACTATGCGGTGGATTTCCGTACATTGGCAGCGCAGAGTGCGTGGATCCAGTAAGCActgttcgacatgttcctgcaCGGCGTTTCAGAGGAGGTTAAGGACGAGTTACCCACAGATTTCGACTCCCTCGTTACTTTGACCAGCCGCATCGATGGGAGATTGCGGGACCGACGGTTGGAGAGGAAATTCGATTTCACTCACACGTCCAGGGATTCCACCTCGCTTCTGAGTCATCCCAGAAGTCCCCGACAGTCCCATGGCCGAGAGCACCCGAGATTTCCCCACCTTTATCAAGAGTCACCGTGGAGGACCGAGGCACTGTTTCTCGAGCGCACGCAACTAGGTAGGGCTGGGCTGTCGCCATCGGAACGGGAGCACAAGGAGCTGTCTGTATTGAGGGACTTTTGGTCATTTTGTGTCCTCGTGCCtggtaaaagaccaggctcaccggtaggagcaagtactctggtgggccacaTGGGGAACTTTTCTGCTTCCCTTACTTGCACCCCTTTTCATGTCATTCTACTGTGGGGAAACCAGTCCAAATCTCTCCAggtcctcattgactctggggccgatgagagATTTTTGGACGCCACACAGGCTTCCGAGCTtaacatccccactcagcccatcccatcaacCTACAGATGTCAGAGAATCACAGCAAGACCATCCAGTTCCTGCTCATCAAGTCCCCCCAGATCCCTGTGGTTTTGGGATTCTCCTGGTTCCAGCAACGCAACCCACTCATACactggtctactggtgccatcatgggctggagtccATTCTGCCACGCCCATTGTCTGAAGTTGGCTCAACCTGCCCCGGGACGTCTTCCTGGGGCCTCGGAGGTGGTTCCGGATCTCTCCTCCATTcccgcggagtaccaggacctcctgGAGGTGTTCAGCAAGTCCCAGCACCACGCTGCCCCGGGAGCATCTGTACTCACTGTCGGGACCtgaaaccaaggctatggagGACTACATTGAGGActacattggggactccctagCTACTGGATTTAtccgtccctcttcctctccGACTGgagcagggttcttctttgtggagaagaaggacaagaccttgtgcccgtgcattgactaccaGGGACTCACTTACGGTTAAGAACCGTTACCTGCTACCAGTCATTTCCTCTGCCTTAgagccgctccagggggccactGTGTTTTTCAAGCTGGATCTACGGAACACCTACCACCTGGTGTGGATACGAGAGGGGGACAagtggaagactgccttcaaCATGGCCAGTGGCCACGAGTATCTGGTCATGCCTTTTAGCCTCACCAATtcccctgctgtgttccaggctctggtaaaTGATGTTCTCCGTAAAATTagtctacattgatgacatcctcatcttctccCGCCCCCCACAAGAACACGTGCTCCACGTCCGACAGGTACTTCAACGCCTTCTGGAGAATCAGATGTTTGTGAAGGCGGAGAAGTGCGggttccatcgctccaccatccccTTTCTGGGTTACATAATCTCTTCTGGGAGTGTCCAGATAGATTGCGGGAAGGTGAGAGAGGTGGTGGATTTGCCTCCGCCTACGTCCAGAGTGCAGCAGCAACGTTTCCAAATTTTCCAACTTTTATCGCTGCTTTATCTGTGGATACAGCACCCTGGCATCCCCCGTGTCTGCACTCACCTCGTGGTCCTCTGCTGCTGACCCGGCATTCTGGGACCTCAAAAACTGCTTCGCCATTGCTCTTATCCTGGCTCATCCTGACCCTTCCcgtcagtttgtggtggaggccgatgcttCGGATGTCGTAGtaggggctgtcctgtcccaacATTCTGTCCTGGACCATAAGCTGCATCACTATGCCTTCTTCTCCCTCCACCTCAACGCCATGgagaggaactatgatgtggggaatcGGGAGCTTCTCGCGGTGAAGATGGCATTGGAGGAATGGAGGCTCTGGCTGGAAGGAGCGGAACATCTGTTCATTACGTGGACTGACCACAAAAACCTGGAGTAACGCCGTGCCGCCAagcgcctcaactccaggcaagaGAGATGGGCCCTGCTGTTTACCCGGGTCCAACTTTTCCCTCTCTTACCTGCCGGCAATATGCCCTGTCTCGCCACTATAGCCCCACGCTTACCACCCTGGTGcccgagaccatccttcccacctcgtgcCTGGTGACGGCATTCAGCTGGGATATAGGGAAACAGGTCCGGGAGGCGCAGCGGTCCCAGCTGAACCCTGGGGTGGGCACAGATAACTGGACGTTTTTGCCTGACGCTGTCCGTTCTgcggtcctggagtgggcccaaTCCTCCAGGCTTGCCTGTCACCCGGGCTCCCGTCGGACCCTGGCCTTTGTGCAACAACGCTATTGGTGGCCTACTGTGGTTCTGGATGTTGGCGCGTTTGTCACTGCCTGCATGGTCtgtgctcagaacaagactcttcggcaagctccggctggtctTCTGCATCTACTGCCTTTACCTCACCTTCCCTGGTCCGACATATCCCTGGATTTCATCACGGGTGGTCGACCGGTTTTCCAAAGCTGCCCACTTCATTCCTCTTCCCAAACTACCCTCAGCCAAGGAgacagcccagctcatggtgcagcacgtcttccggatccatggactgcccGTGGACATGTCTCCGACCGGGGGCCTCAGTTCTCGTCctggttctggaaggcgttctgcaccctcagtgggtcgtcggccagcctgtcctctgggttccacccccagtccaaTGGCCAGTTGGAGCGAGCCAACCAGGACCTCGAGACTACTCTGCGCTGCCTggtctccgccaaccccaccacctggagccagaagcttgtgtgggtggaatacgcccgcaacacccttccctgctctgccacGGGTCTATCACcatttgagtgttccctgggcctctgtcgcctatgtagatattccattaaaaatctgctgtttccaactacaatagtcatttacaacattaacaatgtatacactgtatttctgatcaatttgatgttgttttaatggacagaaaatgtgtttttccttcaaaatcaaggacatttctaagtgaccccaaacttttgaacggtagtgtatatgtaaataataaaaaatgctaaaataaacaaaaatgattCTTCCATTAGggggtgagtaatcactgtcctgatatctagaagctcttttcagttataatgtttctgctactgtctcttatgtacaaaataagttacaataaCGCAAAAAACACACAATCGCACAATTGGTTAGGGGaccataaaacggcagccatctcatCCGGCGCCGTTATAAaaccatgtgccttttactgaggagtggcttcagtctggacactctaccataaagacctgattggtggagtgctgcagagattgttgtccttctggaaggttctcccatctccacagagaaactctggagctctgtcagagtgaccatcgggttcttggtcacctccctgaccaaggcccttctacggcaattccttcgacctcatggcttggtttttgctctgacatgcgttgtcacctgtgggaccttatatagacaggtgtgtgcctttccaaatcatgaccaatGAATTACATTTATCAAAGacggactacaatcaagttgtagagacatctaaaggatgatcaatggaaacaggatgcacctgagctcaattttgagtctcatagcaaatggtctgaatatttatgtaaatcatgtacttctgttttctatttttttatacatttgcaaccaccacctgttttcactttgtcattatggggtattgtgtgtagattgatgaggacaaaaaaacatttaatcaattttagaataaggctgtaaggtaacaaaatgttgaaaaagtcatggggtctacATACTTTCCGCATGAACTGTATGTTACTTTGCAGAGTACAGATAGACCACAAACTTCCACGTCCACATGATATCCCTATCCCTGATACATGATACTCCCTTCAAGCCTTTTAAAGCCTTCACTATATGCACCCTTTTATGCTCCATAAGCAGAACAAAAAATGACAGTGGCAAAATCATTAAACACAACATTTTGTGATCAAATGATCAAATGAATTACCTTTTTTATTATCAATTATAAAGCAACATAAAAGTTTAATGGTTGTGTCTTGAAGAGTGTTTATGTTGAAAATGTACAGCTTCAAATGCTGACGGAAAAGTTACCTTTGAatttttgattttatttttaCTGGGTAATCTCAATAGACTTTTGTATTGACAGAGCCTACAATAAAAGGATCCACTGATAAATTGTGTGGAGATCCAATTATGTAACAATGTTATCTACTGAGTCAGTAATGATTCAGAGGTTATATTGCACTAGCATTCAAAGGCCCTGTAATCCAATATTAAAAATGACCTAAGCATTATTATATCCACTTTTTGTTTGTCTGAACAAACACAAAATAGGAATATGGTGACGTGATGAAACGAATATGGTAAAAGTCCACAGCAACTCTTGTTTCAGTCTAATGTGGAAAGCGAAATGATCTTGCAAATCCAAGTATTCTAGCCATAGGTCTACTTGTAGTCTTGGCCCACATTTTTATGACAGTATTATTTCGCCTCCAATACAGTAGACGGCGACATGTGTCTTTGGTCGGCAGCACAGGCActgtgaaaaaaaaatatataccggATATGGATTTTGTTCGCGTGGAGTCGTTTCCGGAGACATTTCAGTGCTGATGAAGCATACATAAGATAATAAATTAATTAAAGTATTTAATTCGGGCGATAAAGGAACAGCAATTATCTTTCAGTGCATACAAtattttgtttgacatttttttggggggggatcaGCACTGCGTTACGAAATGATCCCAACGAAACGCTTGCTAGCGTAGCTATGTCCTCAAAAGCCGCTGCAAAGCAATGTTGTTGCTAGCTAACGACGTTGCGAGAGGGACCATAGCTAACGTAACTCGATAGCTAGTTTTCTCCTCGCCATCATATTTACGTTGACTTTTCCGTTACATCTGCAGTAGCATTATGGTGTGCTGTGTCAATGGGCAATTGCCTTGTAACTATCTAGTTTACTATACATAGAAACCGTTGTTTAGTATAATAACTTTTCGAAACCAACTACTCCGAGTTcggctaactagctaacgttaatgtTAGCTTCTAACTCACGACATTGTTCAACGCAAAGACCGCTACGAAACCCTACTATCAACGCAAGGCTTTCTTCCAGTTTCGTTTGTACTACGTTAACTTGACAAGCTTGCTAGTTGTCTGGAATACGATGGCTTCTTCGTCGGGAAACGATGACGACCTCACCATTCCCAGGGCAGCTATCAACAAAATGATCAAAGAAACTTTGCCCAACGTACGGGTTGCCAACGATGCGAGAGAACTTGTTGTGAACTGTTGCACAGAGTTCATACATCTAATTTCATCAGAGGCGAATGAAATATGTAACAAGTCTGAAAAGAAGACTATATCTCCTGAACATGTTATTaatggttagtgattattgtctttaTCTAGTCAGTGCCAACGTATTTCAATGCATTATTGTACTGTGTGGGTGTTTCCCATTCTTGCCATGTGTTTTGAAGTTGATGTCTGTTAGCAAtaaactagcctggtcccacatTTTGTTCTGTCTTACCAGCTCAAAACAATCATATCTCAATCCAGGCTAGCTGTGCACTATTAGGTCCTCAATAATCAAGTGACAagatagttttcagttttccccccCTAACCTTGTATTCATAATTTTCCACAGCACTTGAAAGCCTGGGTTTTGCGTCGTACATCACAGAGGTGAAGGATGTCTTGCAGGAATGTAAAACTGTAGCACTTAAGAGGAGAAAGGCCAGCTCTCGCCTGGAAAACCTGGGTATACCAGAGGAAGAGCTCCTTAGACAACAACAGGAACTCTTTGCTAAGGTAATGTTCAAGTTTGTAGTCTGAGTGCTATTCTCTTTGTGCTGTCATGCCACAAAAAAGTTGGCAAAAGCAAAAACTGATCTGGGACTAAGCTGTCAGCCCAAAacaatctgggaccaggctatcaaGACACAGTAATAAGATCAAGACTGATAACCTGTGTTAGGAGGTTCAAGTTGCATAACCTAATAGGAGTCAGACCATTTCCTGTTGCATGTCTGACTCTACACTTTCACACAGATCACGTGGTAAGTGTACATTGCCTGATGATCTCATCTTTGATTAATACCCTTCACACATGAACATGTCAATTCCCAACACCAGTTTCTACAGGAGAGAAGGTACAAAAATGAGAGCTTGGACTGGGAAGTGAACCCCGGTCTCTGGTGGGGGACAGTATATGCATAGAGTTGTGGTGTTACACACAACCTGAATCACTAACCCTGACTAACCTGTTTATTATGTTCCAGGCACGGCAGCAGCAAGCAGAGCTAGCCCAGCAGGAGTGGCTCCAGATGCAGCAGGCTGCCCAGCAGGCCCAGTTGGCTGCAGCATCTGCCAGTGCTGGACAGCAGGCTGGCTCCTCACTGGACGAGGATGACGAGGATGACatgtgatgatgaagatgatgacccCTGGGGCCTGGAATTTGGGCAACAACAAGCAGGCAGGGTCATCTTCATaagggcacaccgtagcaaaacattttgcaatggataCTGGAAgcaagcgtttcttattggatCACTACAGATAGTAGGCTACCACCCTGTTCCGGGCTGTTTTCTCCCTGTTTCGTGCCTATTGAACACGACCCAGGCCATATCCCTTTTCTTTGGACAGTGTCAGCAAGCAGCCCTCTCTCTTCCAACGCTCTCATTGGTAGAGATCTGAGCTATGTAGAGGCATAATGCGCGTAATCCCACCAGTCCAGTATCAGGCGTACATGTTGTTATGGACAGTTTCAAGCTATATAGATAGACATATTTTTTTTGAATTTGACAGTAGTATCTGAAAATGCACTTATTTGGATAAAGATGCATTTTCAAGCATTACCTCCACTCAgctgaaatattttatttttgccaatcacaaatcaaatgttaactcCGTCATGGAATTGTCATGTGCTGTGTGATTTGGAGATTATTGTTGGATGCAAGGTAGAATGGAACATGCTGAAGGTAGAAAGTGTATTGGAAAAAAAGTATCATGGTTTTGGCTATGTTGAGAAAAGAACATTAGTACAGTTCAGGTACTGCTCCTTTAGATTGTTTCTACTAGATTATTTGGGGGGTTCAGGAGAACAGCTCCTCACTCTTTGCCAAAGGTGGGCTTTACTTATTCCTCCTACCCGTTTGTGGTCCTTTTTTGGTAGTAGTTTTGACATAAATAGTTCCTTACCCCCTtctttgtatgtttgtttaacaGGACGGATGTGTCTAAAACAGCATCCTAtgtcctatatagtgcattacatttgaccagaaccctataggccctggtcaagtattgcactataatgggaatagggtgccatttgggatgcacacaataTTTCTGAAACACTTAGGGGGGTTGTGAATATGTATTTGATTTGTAAAATTGGGTTTGAAaatgctttttgttttattttagctCCGTCGTTATCAAAGTAGGTTGATGCTTTTTTTTCTTATGTTCACCTACAGTATTGCTAATTGATTAGCTACTCATTTCAGAATATTTTTGACTCATAGAACCAAATATATaggttgcttcccaaatggcaacctctttcctatgtagtgcaatacttttTTACCAGAACCCAATTGGCCTTGgtcatagtgcactatatatggaatagggtgcaatgTGGGACACAACTTAACAACCCTGAGCATATGAGATGAGGCCAAGGTGTATGTTCCATGTGTAGAACAAAGAGACTTGGGTGCAGTGTGCACTCAGGTTACTGTTCACAATGCTGATGGTAACTTGCACTTTGGAAAAATGCTTTATCTTGGCTTAATCTGTTTTTGTTTGCACCCCAAATGTCAGCCTATTTCCTTTAGTGCATAATACTTTAGTtctagttaaaagtagtgcaccatgtagggaatagggtgccattttgggcgCACCCTTTTTTTTCTCCAGTGTGGAAGGAAAAAGTTGCATTGTGAATGTGTGGTGAATTGTTTAAAAATGTAAAGATTGGTAACCTCTAGGTGTGATACACATTCACATGCCTTCTATAAAGTTGTATTCTTTAAGCAATAAAGTTAACATGTTTTATAGAGACCAATCCTTCCTCTTAATGTTTTGTGGAGTTATTTACAGTCCTTTCCTATTTTTTTGTTAACTATACTATGTTAGCCCCCTCAGTTTTTCATCCTCATGgacaaaagcttttttttttttactgtgaccAACAAGTCATACAATAAGCTGTTATGATACATTTCCACCATATTCCAAGCAATGTAAATCCAATGTTCACCCATCTGGCTAAATTATTCCAAATGGGAAAACTGTAATATACTGGAATGTAAAATATTTGCATTGAGTCTAATGTGCACTGAATCAGTGGTTTCCAAACTGGTGTGCGAGAGgtcgcccccccccccagtttacAACGGATACTGAAGAGTGTTTCCTATTGGATAACTActgatatatacagtgcatttggtaagtattcagaccccttgactttttccacattttgttacattacagccttattctaaaatggattcaattatttttccctcatcaagcttcacacaatacccaataatgcaAAAAGTTTTTAATGAcagctttttagaaatgtatgcaaatgtataaaaacaataAACTAAATGATcaactttacataagtattcagacccttttctcagtactttgtttaagcacctttagcagtgattacagccttgagcaTTCGTGGGTCTGACACTACAAACATGGCACACC includes:
- the LOC110521724 gene encoding protein Dr1 produces the protein MASSSGNDDDLTIPRAAINKMIKETLPNVRVANDARELVVNCCTEFIHLISSEANEICNKSEKKTISPEHVINALESLGFASYITEVKDVLQECKTVALKRRKASSRLENLGIPEEELLRQQQELFAKARQQQAELAQQEWLQMQQAAQQAQLAAASASAGQQAGSSLDEDDEDDM